The window ATTCTGCCCGGTCTTCTTCGCATGCTCTACAAACGTATCCGCAACTCGCCCTCCTGCCTGTCCATAACCCAGTACAAATACCCGCATCTTATTCCCCCTCTATCTTTTTTTACCCACGTAATATTGCCAACTCTATTATACTATATATCAATTACTATCACTATCTTCTATATCCTTTTCTCTAATCCTTTCTACCGCCAGTCCTCATTTTCGGTAATTTGAAGATTTCAGAACGACGTTTTTGCTATACATATTCAAACGGACATCCTTCATAGCTACTCGGCTCTTCTTCATGCCCGTGCCTTTCAGGTGATTCACTGCTAATTCCTCCACCTTTCCGGTCTCGTCAGTGAAAATGATGTCCGCTACGCTCCCTATACAATCGCCGCCTGCCGTTATGACTTTCTTATCCAAAATCGACGTGGCAAACATCTTCATCGCTTTACTGCCGTTTTGCGCTATCAAATCCCGGATAAAGTATTCCCGCATCGCGATCTCTTTCATATCCTCGCCCAACAGGTCGCTAATCGCTCGTATATCCACGACATCTTCCAACGTAAGACCGAGCCGATACAAAATGGCATGCGCTAAGCACTGCGAGAAGGCAAACGGATAGATCGCGGCAAAATCACCGTGCATCCGGATCATCTCCCTATCCTCAGGATCAAAGAGATAGTCATCCACGGCTTCCTTCACTTCCCGCGTAATTACCTCTTTCACGTCCTCTAAACCGACCGAACCTTTCTCTAAACCCTTCGCTTCGCACATCTGGATCGCATACGGGACAAAATGCTCTATCGCGGCGTCTGTAACGTCCTCAAAGATGAAGTTCCACGGGAATAGTTTCGATCGTAAGTACGCGACTACCTTCTCTTTTTCCTCCTTCCCCGCTTTTTTCAACAACATCTCTCCTTTTTTTATCCCATTCCCTTCACTTTTTTAAAAACTTTAGGATCTTCTGGATGTTCAAACTCGAACTCGGAATACTTGCTCTTTTCGTCTTCCCTTCACCTTCACATGTTTCAGCATTGCAGATCTGCCAGACCCGTTCGCCAAAGTCTGTCACTTCATATTTTCCCTCGGCTTCTTTCACCAAGCCATATTCCCATGCATCGCTTACCAGATACGCTATGCTATTAACCAGCTCTTTATCATAAACATCGCTCACCAGCTCCTTATATTCTTTATCGTCGCGATGTGCAATCTCTTTCAGCTCCTTCATTCCCATGCTTCTCCCCTCTTTGAGCAGGATCCCTAATACAATAAAAGCGTACTCATTTTGTTTGAGCAACGCACAGCTGGTATCTATCGTGTTCTCCGCGCCGAGCAGCTTCTTCGCGGTCTCCTGGATTATCATGAGCACATATCCCAGGGCTTCCAAGGGGGATTGCTCGTCGGTCAAATTGACCTTTATTCCTTCCGTCGAGAGTGTAGCTACCTTGAACTGAATACTGGGCTGCGGCGTACCGAAGAAGATGTTGGTAAGTGCAGAGAAGAACTCTTCAGAAATTGGCTCGTACTCGCTATCATAGGGGAACAACCCGTCGTTAAAGAGGTCTAAATTGGGTGCTAAATCCGCGGTCAGCTCCATTATCTGTCTTTCAACGCCTTCTAACTTCATAAAGGCGCCGCTTCTATCATCCTTCTCTTTCCGGAGCCGCTTCGCTTCGGCATCTAACTGTTCCTTTAGCTTTCCTCCAATACCCTTCTCTAATAGCTTCTCTATCTCCGCTAACCTGTTTCCACCCGCTTTGTTGGCGGTTATCTCTTTCAGTCGCCAATACTCATGAGCTAATGCGTTTGCCTTTTCATTGAACTTCTCCACCATCTCTACGCTCCCATCTTCCCGAACGTTACGCTCATCTATCCGTTACTCTCTTCTTTAACTAACGCTGCTAAAATTGATTTGTATCGTATCGCCGATTCTCTATCAGCTTGTGGGTCAAGATATAGTTTATCCATTTCTCCGAGGGTCAATTATAGATTATACCTCCATTTCTATATAACTAACTAACCTTCGATAGGTGGCGCGAAATCAGAAGGTGCGGGAATACGGCAAAAAACCCATTAATAACCGCACATAGCTATTCCGTGGTTCTACTAGTGCTAGAATAGGATTTTATGATTTTTCAGGGTTCATATATGTACAAACACTAAAAAGCCCATGACTGAGAGCGTTACGATGATTCCCGCGATTATCACCCCGGCTAGGATGGCAGGAAAGGCGTAGCGGAAGCGAATGCCGAAGACAAACGCTATGGCACAGGCCGTCCACGCTCCGGTCACCGGAAGGGGGATCGCGACAAACGGTGTGAGTCCTAAGGCACCATATTTCTCCATCCGCGCGTTATAACGCCGTGTTCGCGCGAAGAGCCAAGTAAAGAAGCGTTCGAAGAGGCGGTATTTTCTCAGCCTGTTTGAAACGGGGTCGAGGAAGAGGAGTAGCGGCACTACGGGCAGCATATTCCCGATCACCGAGAGTATAAAAGCTTCTGTGTAGCTCATTCCGTAGTAAATCGCTAAGGGAATGGCACCACGCAGTTCTGCGATGGGGATCATGGCAATCACTATCACCCGGATACTCTCGGAAACCACGGCAAAACTGATGGGCATAATCCTTTGTTATATACTCCCTATTTATAAAATAAGAGCGCGATTAAGGAAGTAGGTAGGAGAGAATAAGGGAAGAGCGAGCAATGAAATTCGATCCAAAACAGATAAGAGCGGCTACGAGCAAGGATTTTGAAGCTACGTGGCTGCAGGGGGCGAGCTACGCACGTGAGCGAAGGCTGAACGAAGGCTATCCACGCTCTATGCTGCGATTACACTGTGGGAAGCCCCATCCCGTGCTTGAGACGATCCAGGCGCTGAGAGCGGCGTATCTACGGCTCGGGTTCGAGGAGACGATGAACCCCGTGATTATCGAGGCGGAGGACGTGAAGAAGCAATTTGGGAAAGAAGCGCTTGCCGTCTTGGATCGCTGTTATTATCTGGGAGGTCTGCCCCGTCCGGATATCGGGATTTCAGAGGAACGGGTGCGGCAAATGAATGCGTACTTCGGGAAGGAGCTCTCGGAGGATGAGATCGAGGAGCTCCGGCAGACTATGCACCGGTACAAGAAGGGCGAACTCGGCGGTGACGATCTGGTATACGAAGTAGCGCGGAATTTGAGTGTAGAGGACGCGAAAATGGCGAAAGTGCTCGATACCGTCTTCCCTGAGTTAAAGAGCCTCGATCCGGTTGCCTCGAGTGCGACGTTGCGAAGTCATATGACCTCCGGCTGGTTCCTGACGCTGGCGGAACTCGTGAATAAGCGGCCCTTGCCGATAAAGCTCTTCTCCGTGGATCGCTGCTTCAGACGCGAGCAGCGCGAGGACGAAATACGGCTTCGGAGTTACCATTCCGCATCCTGCGTCGTCTGCAACGAAGAGGGCGACGTGAGCATAGACGATGGCAAAGAGGTTGCAACCGGGCTGCTATCGCAATTCGGGTTCGAGAAGATCAAGTTCAGGGAGGACGAGAAGCGCTCGAAATATTACATGCCGGACACGCAGACGGAAGTTTTCTGCTACCATCCGCACCTCGGCTGGGTGGAATTGGCGACATTTGGCATTTATTCGCCCACGGCATTGGCGCAGTATGATATCCCGTATCCCGTGATGAACCTGGGGCTGGGCGTGGAGCGATTGTCAATGATCGAGCACGGGTCGGACGATGTGCGCGCGCTGGTATTCCCACAATTTCATGCGCCCCTGGAATTGAGCGACAGGGAATTGGCCGGGCAGGTAAGCGTGGAACGAACGCCACGCACGTTAGAGGGCGAGGAGATAGCGAAGAGCATCGTGCGTGTCTGCGAGGCGAACGGCGATGCGGAATCGCCCTGTGAGTTCCTCGCGTATACCGGCACGCTCTTTGATAAGACGGTTGAAGTTCGGGTGACCGAGCCGGAGGAGGACACGCGGTTGTGCGGGCCTGCCACGCAGAACGAGCTCGTTGCCGTCAAGGGTTCTATACTCGGACTACCGCGAACGAAGAAATGGGCGAAGAAGTTTGAAGAGGGCGAGACAGCGAACCTGCGGTTCGTGGATGCGTTTGCCGCGCTTGCTGCGGCGACCATAGAAGAAGCTGCGGAAACCGGAGCAATCGATACGGAAGACGTTGAAGTGAAGGTAAAGATCGTACGCAGCGGTGCGGACATCAATATAAAGATAGACGACTTAGCGATGCGTTACATCACGTCGACGGCGAAGAAGGTTGATATACGCGGCCCCGTCTTTCTGACGGTGGTGGCGAAGAAGGTCTCATAGTTTCCCGCTCAAAGACCCTCTCAATGGGATCTTTGACATCTTATCCCTATCTTCTGTCACGTGTGTATGCGACTCGTTCACTCTTTCTTTTGCAATGTATTGCACGAAAAGCACTTTGTTGAGAGATCGTTTTGAAATAGCCCCCGTTCATTCGAGATTTTAAACGCATGTCAGTAAACCAAAAAGCTTTTAACAATACCGAGCATTACTAGAAAAGTAACTGCTAGACGCATTTTGTGATCTACCTACGTCAACAATTAGGAGTTGCCAAATGATTCTGTACCCAAATCTGGCAAAAGGATCAAAAGATGGACAGATCTGGTGGAGAAGGAGGCCGAATATGACGACAGCAAAGGGTGGGCTTTTCGGGGCCAAGACACATCAAAATTCCCGGCTTCGAGCCTTGAACGTCACTGCAAGAGCCTTAATCTCTCTGGTAATAATGTTGCAGATCTTGAGGTAAAGTTAATCCGCGAGTTTGCGCGCCGCTACCATCTTTATGCGGGACGCGCACCACCAGAGAAGGGTTATACACTGGAATGGCTTTCTCTCCTCCGTCATTACGGAACACCAACGAGGTTGGTTGATTTCACGTACTCTTTCTTCATTGCCGTTTACTTCGCGCTTGAGAAAGAGGGTGAGGATGCTGTCGTCTGGGCAGTTAACGTAACTCAACTTAAAAAAGAGGCCGATAAGTGTATTGCTAGCAAGCTTTCTGAGGGTCAGAGGCTGCTCAAAGAGTACAATAAAAAAAGAGACGGAGCACCGTTCCGCGCACTCTTTATGAGACCAAACGACAGGCTTCGATTTGTATACCCTGCAAACCCGCTACGGTTGAATGAACGCCTCACAATCCAACAAGGCGTGTTCCTTGCGCCTGGAGACGTGACGGCGACATTTGAGGAGAACATGGAAGCTCTACCAAACTATTCCAAATGCCTAAAGAAGTTCGTTATTGATTCGGGATGCCGGCACGAGATCCTTCGCAAGCTCCACGAACTGGGTATCAACAGGGCAACACTTTTCCCGGGTCTGGAAGGGTTTGCTCAATCACTGTATACGAAATCGTTGATTTTGCAAAGGCTGCTACCGCAGGGTGTGGAGATGCTGGAGGAAGTATAACCGGCCAGCGTCTAACAAGATTCTTGCAGTCGACAGCTAATTGCTGCGGCTGAAAAGCACCGTTCGATACAAGATCGAAATGAGACGCACCATCTCGGCATAGCAGTCATTCCGATTTGATGCTTGCACTGCCAGCCGTCTCTGGCATAAAAGCACTTCGTGCCTTCAAGCAGCACGATTCCCGTTCAGCCTAAAGGACTTTCCTCATCACGATCGCACCTTCACCGTCCTTGTAATAGAACGGAATGAACCCGATCTCCATAAAACCCGTGCTTCTGTATAATTGCTGTGCTATGTAGTTGTTCACGCGCACTTCCAGTTGCACAAACCCAATCTGCCTTTTCCGCAGCGTATTAAACGCTGCTTTTAATAACGCCCTACCCACGCCTCTTCCCCTATACTGCGCATCAACCGCAATGGCAAATATGCGACCGTCGCCTTCCGGCGTTAAGACGAGAACGGCGAACCCTATTACCCGGTCTTCGTGCTCAGCGACTAAGAAGCCCCGCGGCCATTCCTCGTATAAGTCCAGATACAACGCGGCATCGCCTTCTAAGAACGAAACCTCCTCTATTTCCATTACTCTTCTGATATCGGGCTTCTCGAATTCCCGCAGTTTTATTGTCAGTCCTTTTGTCGTGCTCACCACAACGTCCATCTTACTGCCGCCCTTCCATCTCCATTTTTACCGTGTATTCGATGACGAGCTTCGCGATCTTCGTCATCATCTCCTCGCTCAACTCATAGTCACCGCTTACTCTCGTCCCCCGCGCTCGTTCACACCACTTCTCGATCACGTCGTGTTGGCGCTGCTCATCCACGATTGGCTGTTTCATTCGCAGTTTCTCAGCCTTTGTCTCGTTCGCATAGTACATCCTCTTCGCGAGTAAATCGGCGATGGCATCGTCTATTTCATCGATCCTCTTACGGATCTCTTCCAGTTTCGCTTCACCCGAAGGCATCTTTATTATTTTATCATAAACAATGAGGTAAAGTAAGAAAAAAAAGAGCATGATGTCCATGCAAGAAAGTGATACCGAAAGCGAAGCAGAACAAAAGCCTCCGGGTAGCCCCAGCTTGGGCTTGGGCGCGCGGAGAACGAAGAGCCCAAGTAGCAGCATGAACACGCAGCGTAATGGAGCGTCTTCGCGGTATATGAGAGTCGGTAGCGGTATAAATAGGGGGAGGGATGAGTATGCGAACGCAGATCAAGGAATGGCGCAAGAACGCCTTGAGTGCTCCTCTCAGTCATGCTTCCTCCTTTTTTCACGAGTTCTCTGATTTATTCAGACAAGCTCCTTTTTCTCTGCTTTTTTGCTCGTTCACCGGTCTGTTGGCGGGAATTGCGTTGAGTTTGATGACCGGGATGCTCCAGGCGCTTCCTGGCTTGATGATCCTTATCCCGCCGGCGATTGCCATGCGCGGCAATATTTACAGTGCGCTCGTCTCGCGATTGGGCACGTCCATGCACCTCGGGCTGTTCTCGCCGACCCTGAAACGAGGCGGGATTTTGTACCAAAATGCGTACACCTCTGTGGTGCTCACGCTCGTTCTGTCTGTTATCCTCGGCTTCTTAGCGAAAGAAGCGGCACACGTCTTTGGCATGCCACATATCGAGTATCTCTCCCTTCACGGCTTCGTACTCATCTCGGTCATTGCCGGGTTGGTCTCCGGATTCGTTCTGCTTGGCGTCGCACTCATGGTCTCAATCATCGGGTATAACAGGGGTTGGGACCTAGACAATATGTCTTCGCCGATAATCACTTCGGTAGGAGACGTAATAACCATACCCGCTTTGTTCTTTGCCGCGCTTTTATTGCTCAAGTTGCACGAACTGGATGGTCGGTGGGGTTTGGGACGCTGGTTATCCCCCGTCGCCCTGCTATCTATTTTCTTCACCGTTGCCGCGCTTTTATGGAGTGTAAAGGGTCTGAAGTCGAACGATGCAGCGGTAAAGCGTATCCTGAAAGAGAGCATCCCCATGCTGTTCATCTGCGGTGTGATCGACATTATCGCAGGAATAACGCTGGATCTGAAGTTGGAGCATTTAATTGCTCTCCCCGCGATTCTGGTACTCCTTCCGCCGTTCCTGGGCGAAAGTAACGCGTTAGGCGGCATTTTAAGTGCGCGTCTTTCCTCAATGCTTCATATTGGTACGGTGAAGCCGAAGACCCTGCCGGATAAGCGAGTCTCCGCGAATTTCGTTGTGATTTATCTTCTTTCCGCAGTATTATTCCTATTTGTCGGTCTGTTAGTATACGTGGCGAGTGTCCGTTTCGGAGTGCCCACGCCGAATTTGATTAACTTGCTAGCGATCGCGCTTTTAGGCGGTATTTTAGTTACAACCTTCCTCAATCTCGCGTCCTATTACATCGCGATTCTATCGTTTCGTTTTGGTCTGGATCCCGATAACGATACGATACCGCTTATAACCTGCTTAACAGACGTGATGGGCGTATTATGCCTCTTGTTTGCGATGTACATAATTCCCCCCTTTTAGAAAGAGCGTGGACGGGAAAGCATTATTTCTTGGTAACGCTTCTTTTTAAAAGAAAGGAAGGGTACCATGCAACTTCCGACGAAATATGGCACGGGATGCAAAAGCATAGACGAGCTGTTAGGCGGCGGGTTCGAGGCGGGCACGGTAACCCAGCTTTACGGCGAGGCGGGCAGTGGCAAGACCAATATTTGTCTCCAGATGGCGGTCGCCTGTGCGAAGAACGGGAATAGCGTAATAATTATAGATAGCGAAGGGCTCTCGCCGGAACGGTTCTTACAAATAGCTGCGGCGCACGCGAGCGAGGATGAAGCCGTAGAGCGCATAGCAGGGCGAATCATCCTGTACCAGCCGCAGAACTTCGAGCAGCAGACCTCCTGCATAAAGGAGATCGAGAAGGTAATAAAAGAGAAAGAGAGCAAAAGCGCGGTTTCTCTCGTGATTCTCGATTCCGCTACGCTGTTCTACCGATTGGAGCTGGACGACGAACGGAGCATGTATTTGAGACGCGTGCTGGCGAACCAGATAATGCAGCTCCTGGAAATCGCGCGTAAGTACGACCTCGTGGTGATCATAACGAATCAGGTCTATACGGACGTCGAGAACGGCAGATTACGGCCCTCTGGCGGCTCGGCGCTCGAGCATCTCTCGAAAGTGATCGTGCAACTGGAGAAAGTAGAAGGCACGGGTGGTAAACGGAGAGCCACGGTAATGAAGCACCGGTCTATGCCTGAGGATACCTCCTGCGCGTTCTTTATTACGGGCACGGGTGTTGAGGATAGGCCGCCGGGATGAACCAAACCAGCAGATTATAATACAGATTAAGTAATTTGTTTTGATAGAGTATCTTAATTAACGTTAACGTTAGAGATGAGGCGAGAATAAAGGGAAGACTGAGAGAAGATGAATGTGTTGGTGTATCCGCCGAATAGCTTGATCTTAGCGGACTTGGTGGAACGGAGCGGCCATGAGCCGGTGGTTTTGATGCGGGAAGTCGGCGAGCACGTAAGAGATGCGGAGATAGACGCGCCACCAATAAACATCACGGAAGAGGATTTGAAACGGGCGCTGCGGTACGTCTCAGTGGAAGAGCCAGCGGGACTGAAGGGGCGCGTGGGACTGCTTGCACCGTTACTGGAGAAAGCGGAAGCGGCGATCATACTCACCGACGCGCCGCCCACCTTCGGATGCATGGGTTGTGCCGTCGCGGACGAATTCTTCAAGTTCCTGATTCGGAAGCGAGGGATACCGACGTTAGAAGTGAAGTATGAGGGCGGCGAGCGGATGGACGAGATGGTCTCGGCGGTGATGGCTTTCTTAAAGCAGCTATCAGCGGAGCAGAAGGAAGAAGTAAAAGAAGCGTAAGATAAGCTTAGTAAAGAGAGATAAGAGAAGATAAAAATGACTGCGGTGAGAGTCGCGCAGATCTCGTGCGGGACGGAATACAGCGGTATCCAATGGTTATTGAACGACATAGCCGAGCGCCTGGGTATTGAACTGGTATTTCCCGAGATGGAACTCTCGCAGGTGGCGTCGGCGTGCGACGAGGTGGGCTTCAAGGCAGAGAGCCCCAGCCTGGATATGATGATCGCACGAGCGGTCGCTGTGTTACGTGACCCGACGATAAAAGGCGCGATACTGCTCACGTGCTTCAAATGCTCGGAAGGGACGATCGTAAAAGATCTGGTACGGCGGTTCCTCCATGAGCGGACGAACATTCCGGTGATCGTGTATTCGAACGTGGAGAAGCCGAAGGAGATCGAGCTTTACTCGCGGTTGGAAGCGCTGAGGACGTTAATAGCGCAGAAGACGCTCTTGATGCGGGAGAAGCAGGAAGGCGTCACGGTCGGCATTGATTCGGGCTCCTCGACGACGAAAGTGGTGGTGATGAAGGATAACGAGATCGTCGGGAAGGACTGGCTGCCAACGACCGATCCGATTGGAAGTACGGAGGAGGCGCTGGCGAAAGCGTTACAAGAGGCGGGCATCTCGCTAACGGACGTGGATGCGATTGGTGTGACCGGCCCCGGCCGCGACCTTGTCAGCGAGCACGTAAAAGCAGATCTCAATTTAGAGGAAGTGAGTGTGGTCTCGAAAGGCGCTGCACTGCTTGCCGAGCGGCATAAGGGCGACGCCACCGTGATCGATATCGGCGGAATGAACAATAAGCTGATGCTCATGCGTGACGGTATCGTCACGAGCTTCAGTTTGGGCGGCATCTGCGGCGGCTCGTCCGGGCGGTTCCTGGAAGTGGCCTCGCACCGATTGGACGTGGACATCTCGGAGCTGGGGCAGTTGGCGATGCAGTCAACGGCAAAGGCGCAGGATCGATTTGAGTTGCAGAGCTACTGCATGGTCTTCGGGATCCAGAGCCTGGTGGTTGCGTTAGCATCGGGCGTGACGCGTGAGGACGTCGCGGCTGCTGCGTGCCACTCGGTTGCCGAGCAGGTCTACGAGACGATGATCCAGGAGATGGAGGTGCGGCCGCCGGTGATCTTCGTTGGTGGTGTGTCGCTGGTGGAGGGCGTGAAGCGCGAATTCGAGGATATACTCGGTGTTGAGATTATCGTGCCGCCATACTCGCAGTACGCCGGGGCGGTCGGGATGGCGACGCTGGTGTCCGGGGTTTAGTCATTTTTTAACTTGTTTTTGAAGAATAGCGGAAATGAAGAAAACTCTTCATTTCGTTCTCTTCCCTAAGAGACACATAGCTGCTACAAATCCGACGAGTACAAAAAGAGCTTCGAATCCTGGGACATCTGTTTCAGATTTTTGCGTTGGAGTGATTATTGGTATCTTTTCTACTTTTTCTTGACCGGTTATGGCGAAGTTTGATAGCCCCGCTGATTCTGTTTTATAATACAAGTATACTTCATCCTCAAGTATCTTCTCAGTTGCAGGCGATGTCCATTCTCCTTCAAAAAACCTGTTCAGCTTAATAGAAGTTTCGTCAACGTTATTCTCTTCTATCCAAGATTTCCGTACTTTGAACGCAATATTAACATTGGCAATATCTTCCTCGTTTAGGTTCTCTGTTTCGATATTCAAATAACTGTATGCTATTCCCGGAGCATCTACAATTTCCCCTGGTTTGCTCTCAAGCTCCTGTATCAGGATTTTAACATCGCTGATAGTATTAATTGTTTCGATTTCAACATTTGTAACATCGGTTCTTTCAAGTACCATGGTTAACTGCTGATCTTTTAATAAATTGCCTATTCGTCGGATAACTTCCACAGACACATTTTTAGGTAACTTTCCCTCCTTCATTACCGTATCAGGATCTCTTATTTCATCTACAACTCCGTCAGCATTCCTATCAATGCTTAAGTTTGTATCCTCGGGATATTTTTGAATTTGTGTGGTCAATAAGGTATTTCCCTCTACAGGTATATCTTCATATTTCACCGATGTATAAGCATTCTCGCCCGTAGGTGTTATTGCATAATAACTCATAATACCTTCATCGGTTCCCTTAAGCTTTATAGTGTAATTATCTCTACCTGGAATCATTATTATTTTTTTATTGTCCTTTACAATAACACAGGAGCCGTTTATTTCTTCGGATATCTTACCTTCATAGTAACCAACTTGTTGTCCCTGTGGACTCGTGACTAATACATCAACAGGACTGTGAACCTCTACGACTGTTAAATCATATCCTCTTGCAATGGCTTCACTCACAAAAATTTCCGCCCATAAGAATAAAAGGGCTATGTCTGATGATCCTTCCCACATATTTTTGATTGCATCAATTACGAGTTCAGGATGGGGCGTCACTAATACCGCAAGCATATCGAAGTAAGCTTCTGCCGCTGCTTCAGGGTCATCTCTTTGAAGGGCCATGATTAGTTCACAAGCCTTGTCGTCCAGTAATTTTGCATGTTCTTCGATAAGTTCAGGACACAAAGGTGGTAGACCAAATAGGGATAATATCGCTGTTTTAATTGAATTAAGGGCCTGTTTTTCGCTTACAATAACATCAAGATCTTTGTACTCATCGTAAGGAATTGAGGTACCGTCACTCTGGATTGTTACTCCCAACGTATCTGCAAAGATAAGGGATGGTGCAGCATACTTATCGATATTAACGTGTAAATTGACAGTAGTTTCGGCACCGGGCTCAAAACTTGGGATTCTGACGTTTTTAATTTCCTCTTCCTGAAGTATCGCCATAGCGCTACCATGCTTATTTCCATCCGCTCTTACCCAAAAACTATCACTCCCTCCCCGTTTATAATAATCGCGAAAAGATAATGTCACGTCATATTGGCTTTCCTTAAACTCTATAGCATCTTCATTCTTCAGTGTTACATATATTGTTCCTACTTCGCCAAGCCTTAATAGCTCGGGTTCAATTTTGGTAATCGTTAAGCTTGATCGAACTACTGAAAACGTGACACGTTTATCATCAACAGAGACAATATAAGATCCAGGTTCACTTTTAACCACGGAGGTTGTTATCATTTTACTCTCATGTGCCTCGATGGTAACTTCCTCCTTTTTTATAATTTCACCGTTAACTTTGATATCTAAGTCCTTAGAACCTTCTGCGTCTCCTTCATTTTTAACTGCAACGGTGATTAAAACGGATTCGCCAGGATTGACACTTGAGGGGTTGGCATCCAGTTGTGTCACAATTATCTTGCTTACCGTACTGCTGCATTGTGAACATTTATCCATCAAAAGAAATGATGAAGCCTCTGCACAGGAATACGAAGTCTGGATATTATCAACAAAACATAATCCACAGAATAATGCTGAAAATGCACCCACTCCTGCAGCCGGAGTAAAACATCCGATGCTCCCAACGCCGAATGTACCTACTGAACATGCACCACCAAAAGCTGCTAAACTGGCTGTGGTTGCCAAAGATGCGCCACATGCTGTGCAAAATTCACTAATTTTAATGGTTCCCGTTATACACTGAGCGGATGATGATCCGAGTTCTTTGAGACAATCAGGGTCTGCATTACATTCTCTATTGATTACTAGCTTAGCAAGAGGCTTATCAGTCGAAAGCGTAATA of the Methanomicrobia archaeon genome contains:
- a CDS encoding methanogenesis marker 15 protein, coding for MTAVRVAQISCGTEYSGIQWLLNDIAERLGIELVFPEMELSQVASACDEVGFKAESPSLDMMIARAVAVLRDPTIKGAILLTCFKCSEGTIVKDLVRRFLHERTNIPVIVYSNVEKPKEIELYSRLEALRTLIAQKTLLMREKQEGVTVGIDSGSSTTKVVVMKDNEIVGKDWLPTTDPIGSTEEALAKALQEAGISLTDVDAIGVTGPGRDLVSEHVKADLNLEEVSVVSKGAALLAERHKGDATVIDIGGMNNKLMLMRDGIVTSFSLGGICGGSSGRFLEVASHRLDVDISELGQLAMQSTAKAQDRFELQSYCMVFGIQSLVVALASGVTREDVAAAACHSVAEQVYETMIQEMEVRPPVIFVGGVSLVEGVKREFEDILGVEIIVPPYSQYAGAVGMATLVSGV
- a CDS encoding PGF-pre-PGF domain-containing protein; this encodes MKADVTVKNMGDTQHTFYIGYSVKDKNGKLWDAPYTSASLGKGSSITKTLYWSVPSNAPEGPYSARVAVYKSKSGDLLQDRLDYKEKSSAFDILITSKVKILDIKTDEKGNFGMITVVLENKDELNIEISGISATPSSVNLKPGSHSLDIKIDGTGEGYITLSTDKPLAKLVINRECNADPDCLKELGSSSAQCITGTIKISEFCTACGASLATTASLAAFGGACSVGTFGVGSIGCFTPAAGVGAFSALFCGLCFVDNIQTSYSCAEASSFLLMDKCSQCSSTVSKIIVTQLDANPSSVNPGESVLITVAVKNEGDAEGSKDLDIKVNGEIIKKEEVTIEAHESKMITTSVVKSEPGSYIVSVDDKRVTFSVVRSSLTITKIEPELLRLGEVGTIYVTLKNEDAIEFKESQYDVTLSFRDYYKRGGSDSFWVRADGNKHGSAMAILQEEEIKNVRIPSFEPGAETTVNLHVNIDKYAAPSLIFADTLGVTIQSDGTSIPYDEYKDLDVIVSEKQALNSIKTAILSLFGLPPLCPELIEEHAKLLDDKACELIMALQRDDPEAAAEAYFDMLAVLVTPHPELVIDAIKNMWEGSSDIALLFLWAEIFVSEAIARGYDLTVVEVHSPVDVLVTSPQGQQVGYYEGKISEEINGSCVIVKDNKKIIMIPGRDNYTIKLKGTDEGIMSYYAITPTGENAYTSVKYEDIPVEGNTLLTTQIQKYPEDTNLSIDRNADGVVDEIRDPDTVMKEGKLPKNVSVEVIRRIGNLLKDQQLTMVLERTDVTNVEIETINTISDVKILIQELESKPGEIVDAPGIAYSYLNIETENLNEEDIANVNIAFKVRKSWIEENNVDETSIKLNRFFEGEWTSPATEKILEDEVYLYYKTESAGLSNFAITGQEKVEKIPIITPTQKSETDVPGFEALFVLVGFVAAMCLLGKRTK